Proteins co-encoded in one Nonlabens agnitus genomic window:
- a CDS encoding DUF2911 domain-containing protein, giving the protein MKYFILLFSLLFLSQLSNSQDLAFSGLDKSPLDVVMYRGDDQAAIARIIYSRPAKRDRVVFGELVPYGQVWRTGANEATEITFYKDVTINDELVEAGTYSIFTIPGEENWKFILNSQTTQWGTRYDNQYDIFTTDMKVSPAPETIENFSIRIIDEIDGGTIFMGWDDRIASLHFDVAAN; this is encoded by the coding sequence TCATTCTGCTTTTCAGCCTATTGTTTCTTAGTCAATTATCAAATTCTCAGGACCTCGCCTTTTCCGGCTTGGACAAAAGTCCGCTGGATGTAGTGATGTATCGAGGTGATGATCAGGCAGCGATTGCCCGCATTATTTACAGCAGGCCAGCAAAGCGCGATAGAGTCGTTTTTGGCGAGTTGGTTCCCTACGGTCAGGTATGGAGAACCGGAGCCAATGAAGCTACTGAAATTACTTTTTACAAAGATGTGACCATTAATGATGAACTTGTCGAGGCAGGCACCTACAGTATTTTCACAATTCCAGGAGAAGAGAACTGGAAATTTATCTTGAACAGTCAGACTACCCAATGGGGAACGAGATATGACAATCAATATGATATTTTCACGACCGACATGAAGGTATCGCCAGCTCCAGAAACCATTGAGAATTTCTCCATCAGGATTATTGATGAGATTGACGGCGGCACCATCTTTATGGGTTGGGACGATCGCATCGCCAGTCTACACTTTGACGTGGCCGCTAACTAG
- a CDS encoding 7-carboxy-7-deazaguanine synthase QueE, giving the protein MKDTIENKVDAGVMLPLMEEFYTIQGEGFHTGTAAYFIRIGGCDVGCHWCDVKESWNAETHPPTAIEHIVENADKWSKTIVITGGEPLTWNMQPLTNALKDRGMTVHIETSGAYPLTGTWDWICLSPKKVKMPVPEIYKEANELKVIVYNKNDFAFAKAESQKVTSSCQLFLQPEWSVREKMIPLITEFVMENPEWRVSLQTHKYLNIP; this is encoded by the coding sequence ATGAAAGACACGATTGAAAATAAGGTAGATGCTGGGGTAATGTTGCCACTTATGGAAGAATTCTACACCATTCAAGGTGAAGGATTCCATACAGGTACGGCAGCATATTTTATAAGAATAGGTGGCTGTGACGTTGGTTGCCACTGGTGCGATGTAAAGGAAAGCTGGAATGCCGAAACGCATCCACCTACAGCCATCGAGCACATTGTGGAAAATGCAGATAAATGGAGCAAGACTATTGTGATCACTGGCGGCGAGCCGCTCACTTGGAACATGCAACCGTTGACCAATGCGCTTAAGGATCGTGGCATGACGGTGCATATCGAGACCAGTGGTGCATATCCATTGACGGGAACCTGGGACTGGATTTGCCTATCTCCCAAAAAGGTGAAAATGCCCGTTCCAGAAATCTATAAAGAAGCAAACGAGCTTAAGGTAATTGTGTATAACAAGAATGATTTCGCTTTCGCGAAAGCGGAATCTCAAAAAGTAACTTCTTCATGTCAATTATTCCTGCAGCCAGAATGGTCCGTGCGGGAAAAAATGATCCCATTGATCACGGAATTTGTCATGGAAAACCCAGAATGGCGCGTGTCTCTACAAACGCACAAATATTTAAATATTCCCTAG